The Chryseobacterium indologenes genomic sequence TTCTGCTGCTCATAAACAGCGCTTCTCCCAAGTATTTATTTTTAACCGCCTGTGATGCCTGGATATTATTAACATTACGGATAACGCGGTTCGCCACCCCAATTACTGTATATCTCTTGTTCCACTGGGTTTCCAGATCTCCGGCAGCGATATAATTGCTGCTGAAATTCTTCACATTATCCGCTTCACTTTTTGATCTACCCGTTACCATATCATCGCTGGCATTGATGAACCAGAAAAACCCTCTTCCGTAAAACTCACTGTCTGAAAGTGGCTTGTACATTGCATTGGCTCCGGTAATCAGGTCATTTTCAGTTTTCCAGAAACTGGCTTCTGTTGGAGTTCCTTCCGGCTGTATATCCAATTCGTTGGTACAAGATAACAATGATGCAGATAGCCCTGTTATTATTAATATTCTATTGAAAATTTTCATCTTTTTACTTTTTAAATTGTTTTAGATTAAAACCCGACTTCAAGTCCGAAAATAAATGAACGGGCCTGCGGATATCTTCCGGTGTCAACGCCATAGGTTTCCATTCCCACCTCAGGATCGAAGCCTGTATATTTGGTAATGGTAAACAGGTTATTGCTGGTAACGTACACTCTGATTTTATTCACATCCAGTTTTTTGTAAAGTTCTCCCGGGAGCGAGTATCCTACTGTAAGGTTTTTTAATCTTAAATAAGAACCGTCTTCCACATAAAAATCCGATACTTTAGAGTAGTTACCACCCGGATCCCCCTGCATTAGTCTTGGAATATTGGTGTTGGTATTCTGAGGCGTCCATGCGTTCAGGATATCTCTGTCCATATTATAATTCTGCCCTGTTCCACCCGGGTTTAGTGAAATAAATTTCAATCCGTTGAATATTTTATTTCCATAGACTCCCTGGAAGAATAGGTTGAGGTCAAAATTCTTCCATGTCATATTGTAGGACAATCCGTAAGAAAATTTAGGATAAGGGTTCCCCAGGTTTACGAAATCATTATTATTTAATGTTCCGGTATTTCCGTCTTTTTTCAGGAATTTAATATCTCCCGGCTTCGCATTGGGCTGAATAAGGTTACCATTGGCATCCTTATAATTGTCTATTTCTGCCTGGGTCTGGAAAATTCCGCCGGTTCTGTAGCCATAGTATGAGTAAAGAGATTCGCCCACTTTTATACGGGTCGGTTTCAAGACTCCTCTCACATTATTACTGCTCACAAAGATCTCGTCTACACCAGCCAATTGTTTCACCGTATTTTTTAGTTGACTAATAGTTGCCCCGATTGAGTAAGTAAAATCTCCTTTGCTTTTGCCGTTATAATTGATTCCCAATTCATATCCCTTATCCTGAAACAATCCGGCATTGAGATATCGGTCAATATACAGTTCCGTACTTGAAAGGTTAACATTGAAGATCTGATGTGTGGATTTTTTAACAAAATAATCGAATTGAAGGGAAAGACTGTTATGGAAGAAAGAAGCATCCACTCCGAAGTTCGTCTGCTCGGATTTACCCCATTTCAAATCCCGATTAGGTTTTGTGGTCGCATAGTAAGCAATATTCTGCGTCGGATCCTGCCCGAAAATAATATTGTTATCTCTTATCATCAGTGGATTTACTGCCTGGAAAGAAACACCACCAAGGTTTCCCAAGATCCCATAGCTTCCTCTTAGCTTAAGATTGGAAAGCCAGGAAATTTCGTTCATAAAATTCTCTTTGGAGGCCACCCATCCTCCAGAAACGGAATAGTAATTGGCAAAGTGGTTTTGTTTTGCTACCAAGGAGGTACCGTCTCTTCTTCCCAGCAAACTGATGATATATTTTCCTGCATAGTCATAATTAACTCTTGCCAGGTAAGACGTCAGTGCCTGTCTGTATTTATAACTATATACTTCCTTGTTGGTATCTGCCGAATTTTGAAGATATCTGAAAACTTCGGCTTCACTTCTGAAATCAAAGGCTTTTGCCCTGAAGCCATCTTCAGTTGTTTTCTGGAAAGTGAATCCTGCGAGAGCGTCAAAATTATGTTTACCCAGCGAAAATTTATAAGTAAGAAGCTGCTCGGCAAGAGAAGTGGATATATTGTTGGATTGATATTCCAGGCTATTGGTATCAAATATTTTTCCAACCTCCAGCACTCTGGAAGTAAATTCCTTTATATTTCCCAGTTTAAATGTCTGGGAAAAATTGGAACGGAACTTTAAATCTTTTGCTAAGGAAACTTCTATGTAAGGATTGATCAGTATCTCATGGGTAGGATTCTGAATACTGATCCTTTTAAGGTAAGCAACAGGATTGATCATATCTCCGTATCCACCGGCCACATCGATTGGAAGACCGGAAAACGCACCTGTAGGAGTGTATACGGAAACGTTGGGCGGATAATACATGGCAGCAACTAGTGCACCTGTATACCCATTCTTCGTGTTTGCCGTATTGCCGTCAGAGTAACTGTAATACATATTTTCACCGATCGTCAACCAGTCTTTTACTTTATGTTCGGAATTGACTCTGAAGTTATATCGTTTTGCCTGAGTATTTAAAAGGATACCTTCAAGATTCCTGTGGTTCATTCCTACAAAAAATCTGGATTTTTCACTTCCTCCGCTCAGATTGACATTGTATTCCTGGATCGTTCCCGTACGGAAAATCTCATTCATCCAATTGGTTCTGGTGATTCCTCCGTCAGTATACTTATCTGCGTTGAAGGCCATCGGAAGGCTGCTCAGTTTTCCGGCATTTTCATAAGCCTGGCGCATTACATTCTGGAATTCTGCTGCATTCAAAGACTCCTTTAACCTCCAGGCTTGATTAATTCCGTATTTAACATCAAAATCTACCGTTAACGCTCCTTTCTTACCTCTTTTTGTAGTAATAAGGATAACACCACCTGAAGACCTTGCTCCGTAGATCGCTGCTGAGGCATCTTTAAGTATAGAGATATCCTGAATATCATTTGGATTAATATTGGGTGTTCCGTTGAAAACAACACCATCCACTACGTACAACGGAGTTTCTCCATTTACTCCACCGAGACCACGGATATTCACTTTGGGTACCCCGTTAGGATCTCCTCCTTCGTTGACGACCGTTACACCAGGAGCTTTTCCCTGAAGGACTTCTCCTACTCCTGATAAAGATCTTGAACTGAGCTTATCCAGTGAAGCCTCTGCCACAGCACCGGATACCTTACTTTTTTTCTGGGTTCCGTATCCAACAACGACAACCTCATCGATGGATTTTTCTTTAATACTGTCGTTTTTTTGTGAGAGGAACATCGGTGAAGCTGATATTGCACCAATAAGTAATACCCTGCCAGTGAGATAACTTACTGAAACCGGGACTTTAAATACATTCATGACATCCTTTTTAATTAGATGCAAAATTAGAACAGCCTCTCCCCGGACTTCATTAAGATTTTCTTATGTTTTTATTAAGAAATTTTAGCTTTGTTCGAACAAAGCCTCTCAACGCAATAAATTAAAATACTGTTTTCCAGCACAATAAACAGATAAAGTAGTAATTCTGTTTTAATCAGACCTTTTGTTGTATGTTAAGTTTATTTTAAGTTTGAAACAGAAATAGTATAATAAAAAACACGGTCCCGTTCTGCCACATCATCAATACTTCCCTGTTTTTATCAAGCTTTTATCTTTACACTATTTTTGAAACCGGCCATAACAATACCTTCGTAAATAGTGAAACGTATACATATTGGATTGAATCATTTTCAGATATAATAAATAACAGAGTTCATTTTTCTTTTTTTACATTTGCTGAAATTAAAATCATACAGATTAAATGACCATTATCATTACAGGAACCTCATCAGGGATCGGATTTGCACTGGCCGAATATTTTGGTAAAAAAGGACACCAGGTATATGGCTTAAGCAGAAAACATACGGACAGCCAGTATTTCAAATCTATCCCGACAGATGTTACCGACAATACTGCTGTACAAAATGCGATCGCAGAAGTTCTGCAAACAGAGAGCAGAATTGACGTTCTGATCAACAATGCCGGAATGGGTATGGTGGGTGCAGTGGAAGATTCTACCAAAGAAGATATTTTAAAGCTATTCAGCCTGAATCTGGCAGGTTCCGTTCAGATGATGAGCGCGGTCATGCCAACCATGCGTGAACATAAATTCGGTAAGATCATTAATATTTCCAGTATCGGAAGTGAAATGGGATTGCCTTTCCGGGGATTTTATTCGGCTTCAAAATCAGCGCTGGATAAAGTCACTGAAGCGATGAGGTATGAAGTATACCCATGGAATATTGAGGTTTGCTCACTTCATTTAGGAGATATTAAAACCAACATCGCAGAAAACAGAGTAATCGCTCAGGTTTCTGAACCTTATAAAAGTGTTTTCAACAAAGTATATTCCCTTATGAACTCACATGTAGATGATGGAACTGATCCTGGAGAAGTAGCGGCCTATATTGAAAAGCTTCTGTCAAAAAATACATGGAAAGCTCATTATTATTTTGGTAAATTCGGGCAGAAAATCGGAGTTCCTTTGAAATGGATTCTTCCACAGGGAATGTATGAGAATTTAATGAAGAAATATAATAAACTGGACTAGTTTCAGTTATTTAAAAAAATTATTAACTGTATTTAAACCATTAAGGCAAAAATGGCTTCACCGTTAAGCTGAGAATGATTGATCACGATGCCACTTCATTCTTAATGATTTAAATAAAATTAGCATTGAAATTATTTCTGAAAATATTTTTTGTTGTCTTCTGCGTTTTTGTACAAGCGCAGAAAAAACAGTATTGGCTGATTGACACGGAAACCAAAGTCAGAAAAAAAGTAAAAGACTCGACATCTGCGGTAAAGTTTCTGGACTCTCTGGCTCAGAATAATTATTTCTTTACTCAACTGAAGGACGTAAGAGTAAAAGGTGACAGCACGGAAATATTTTTTGATAAAGGGAAAAATTTTAATCAGACGTATGTGGATCTATCACAGGATATCGTTCAAAAGTTAAAAATTCAGAAAGACTTTTTCACCAAAAATCTGGACTCTACGAAGAAAAGTATCAACAAGTTTTATATTGATGACGGATATTCTTTCAGCAGAATCAAATCCAAATACAAAGGTCAGAAAAATGGTTTCCCTATCGTAGAACTGGACATCAATAAAAATGATAAAAGAACGATCGACGGATTTGTAGTAAAAGGTTACGAAAAAGTTCCCAAAAGATTTATCAAAAATCTGGAAAAGGAGTTTAAAGGGAAAACCTACGATGATAAAAACCTTCTGGCCATCAACAAAAACTTCCAGAGTCACCCGTTCCTGACCCTGGAAAGGCAACCACAAACACTTTTCACCAAAGATTCTACCAATATTTATCTGTTTTTGGAAAAGAAGAAGACCAATACTTTTGACGGGGTAATCGGCTTTGGAAATGATAAAAAGGATAAATTTACCTTAAACGGGACGATGAATGTCAATTTCCGGAATATGTTCAATGGTTTTGAAGCGATCAGCTTATATTGGCAGAGAAACCCCGACAGAGGGCAGACGTTCGACCTTCAGGTGGACATTCCCTATCTTTTCAAATCGAATGTCGGGATGAATGCCAAAGTGAATATTTACAGGCAGGATTCAACATTCGCCAATGTAAAATTCCTTCCTGCGTTTTACTATCATATCAACAACAGAAACAAAATAGGTTTCAGAGCTACGTTGGAAACTTCTACGATTATGGATTCTCTGTATGCAGCGGGAAAAGATTACAACAAAAGAGGGATCGGAATCTGGTATCAGATGACGGAACCTACGGATATTGATTTGTTTATGTATAAAACAAAGATCAATGTCGGCTACGATTTTTTAACAACAACCTATACAAAAGGCAATATCAAATCAAGACAAAACCAGTTCTATTTCTTCGGGGAGCACAACTATCATATTTCAGGTAATCATTTCCTTAACATCAAAGGTGAAGGTGCCCTGATGGATTCTAAAATGGAATTTTCCGCCAACGAATTATACCGTTTCGGAGGCTGGAATTCTATGCGGGGCTTCAATGAAAACTCTCTCGCCGCCGATTTTTATTATTACGGCAGTCTGGAATACCGGTATCTTATCGGCAGCCAGGCCTTTTTTGACCTTTTTGGGCAATATGGGCAACTCAACAATAAATCTCTTAATGTAAAGCCCAAACTTTATAGCGTCGGGCTCGGTTTTAATTTCTTTATCCCTATTGGTCTGATGAGTTTCCAGCTGTCAAACGGTAATGAATTTGGAAATCCTTTCAAGTTCAATGACATCAAAATCCATTGGGGAATTCTGAGCCGTTTCTAATCTTCCAGATAATAAAAGATTCTTTATTTTCGAGCTGGTATAAATATCAGGTAAAAAGGGTATTTGATGTAAACCCAAACCTTAACGTCCCAAAAATCAAAATATTACAAGTATTTACGATAAAAATTATTTACATTTGCCTAAAGACACAATGAAAAAAAGTAAATTAAATGTGTTATGAAAACTAAAATTTCATTGATCATCGGATTGTGTCTAAGCTTTTCAATTGCTACCTCTGCGCAAAGTACCTCCCTGTTCCTTCAAAAAAGTATGAAAGCACTGGGAAATTGGGAAACGATAGATAATTTTGAATATACCACTATAAGAATGAACCTGGATAAATGGCAGGGATATGACTTCAGCAATCCTATGCCTGAAAAAGACTCATTTTTTCTTAGTTTTGACAGGAAAGAAAATCGCTTTCTGCATCATACCCAAAATCATTATCCCGGCGGTTACTTATTTAATACTTACAGACTAGGACGGGATAGCACCTATTATGTGTATGACGGAATTGGAAGCAGAACCGGAAGAGACCTTATCAATCTGGGCTCATCATCTTTTAATAACAGAAAGAATGCTTTATTAAATGCTTTTCCCTATTTCATCCTAAAACAATTACTTTCGGATAGCAAAGATGAGTCTTTACTTGCAGAAGAAAAAGATTTCATTATTTCCAGAAAGACCTCAGCAGGTACAGAAGAGTATCTGTTTGACAAAAATACTTTTCTCCTGAAGAAAATATCCAAAACACAGGGCCAAGATACTCTGATCCAACGCTTTGACGATTATTCATCCACTGACGGATTAATGATAGCCAGGAAAAGCAGTCTGGAGCGCAATGGAACCCTTGTTTACTCCGACTCATTAACCTCGTTCAGATATAATAAAGGAATTGATAAAAAAGTTTTTGATTTTCCGGCGGGGTACAAATCTGTTACCGAACAATCCCCAAAACTTTCAGCAAAAAACCTTGCCAAAGATATTTACCTGATTGAAAATGTAGATGGTGACCGAAATGTACTGTTTGTCAATATGGGAACCTATATAGTTCTTA encodes the following:
- a CDS encoding MBL fold metallo-hydrolase, which gives rise to MKTKISLIIGLCLSFSIATSAQSTSLFLQKSMKALGNWETIDNFEYTTIRMNLDKWQGYDFSNPMPEKDSFFLSFDRKENRFLHHTQNHYPGGYLFNTYRLGRDSTYYVYDGIGSRTGRDLINLGSSSFNNRKNALLNAFPYFILKQLLSDSKDESLLAEEKDFIISRKTSAGTEEYLFDKNTFLLKKISKTQGQDTLIQRFDDYSSTDGLMIARKSSLERNGTLVYSDSLTSFRYNKGIDKKVFDFPAGYKSVTEQSPKLSAKNLAKDIYLIENVDGDRNVLFVNMGTYIVLTEAPVSSSTAQSILEVIHTTLPGIPVKYVHLSHFHNDHIAGIAQLVREGASIICTESMKQPVTDMLSNTDNSLYKNGKVDFMVFNGKKRLQNGRKTLEFFEIPNSHAKGMSFLYIPDEKLIYQGDLLSLPADSYLTPAIAVTKEFSAFLRQKKIIFTQIIGHHGLAVISENTFDKVIHMK
- a CDS encoding SDR family oxidoreductase; amino-acid sequence: MTIIITGTSSGIGFALAEYFGKKGHQVYGLSRKHTDSQYFKSIPTDVTDNTAVQNAIAEVLQTESRIDVLINNAGMGMVGAVEDSTKEDILKLFSLNLAGSVQMMSAVMPTMREHKFGKIINISSIGSEMGLPFRGFYSASKSALDKVTEAMRYEVYPWNIEVCSLHLGDIKTNIAENRVIAQVSEPYKSVFNKVYSLMNSHVDDGTDPGEVAAYIEKLLSKNTWKAHYYFGKFGQKIGVPLKWILPQGMYENLMKKYNKLD
- a CDS encoding SusC/RagA family TonB-linked outer membrane protein; this translates as MNVFKVPVSVSYLTGRVLLIGAISASPMFLSQKNDSIKEKSIDEVVVVGYGTQKKSKVSGAVAEASLDKLSSRSLSGVGEVLQGKAPGVTVVNEGGDPNGVPKVNIRGLGGVNGETPLYVVDGVVFNGTPNINPNDIQDISILKDASAAIYGARSSGGVILITTKRGKKGALTVDFDVKYGINQAWRLKESLNAAEFQNVMRQAYENAGKLSSLPMAFNADKYTDGGITRTNWMNEIFRTGTIQEYNVNLSGGSEKSRFFVGMNHRNLEGILLNTQAKRYNFRVNSEHKVKDWLTIGENMYYSYSDGNTANTKNGYTGALVAAMYYPPNVSVYTPTGAFSGLPIDVAGGYGDMINPVAYLKRISIQNPTHEILINPYIEVSLAKDLKFRSNFSQTFKLGNIKEFTSRVLEVGKIFDTNSLEYQSNNISTSLAEQLLTYKFSLGKHNFDALAGFTFQKTTEDGFRAKAFDFRSEAEVFRYLQNSADTNKEVYSYKYRQALTSYLARVNYDYAGKYIISLLGRRDGTSLVAKQNHFANYYSVSGGWVASKENFMNEISWLSNLKLRGSYGILGNLGGVSFQAVNPLMIRDNNIIFGQDPTQNIAYYATTKPNRDLKWGKSEQTNFGVDASFFHNSLSLQFDYFVKKSTHQIFNVNLSSTELYIDRYLNAGLFQDKGYELGINYNGKSKGDFTYSIGATISQLKNTVKQLAGVDEIFVSSNNVRGVLKPTRIKVGESLYSYYGYRTGGIFQTQAEIDNYKDANGNLIQPNAKPGDIKFLKKDGNTGTLNNNDFVNLGNPYPKFSYGLSYNMTWKNFDLNLFFQGVYGNKIFNGLKFISLNPGGTGQNYNMDRDILNAWTPQNTNTNIPRLMQGDPGGNYSKVSDFYVEDGSYLRLKNLTVGYSLPGELYKKLDVNKIRVYVTSNNLFTITKYTGFDPEVGMETYGVDTGRYPQARSFIFGLEVGF